Proteins encoded within one genomic window of Lysinibacillus louembei:
- a CDS encoding SpoVR family protein, which produces MEKALQKAIDEITEIATGFGLDFFPMRYEICPAEIIYTFGAYGMPTRFAHWSFGKQFHRMKLQYDLGLSQIYELVINSNPCYAFLLDTNTLTQNKLIIAHVLAHCDFFKNNIRFSNTRRDMVESMTATAERIAKYEILYGKDAVEQFLDAVLAIQEHIDPAIIRPQIVEEEEPLEARTTPYDDLWHIDEPRKKLIEKKKTFPAEPEKDLLIFIEQHSRELEDWQRDILTMMREEMLYFWPQLETKIMNEGWASYWHQRIMRELNLTTAETIDYAKLNAGVVQPSKTSINPYYLGLKIFEDIERCYNEPTEDMQKRGIKPNSGREKIFEVREIESDTSFIRNYLTKELAQREDLYVFAKTGDEYRITDKEHEAIRDQLVSMRVNGGFPYIVVVDGDFKRNGELYLKHCYEGMELDQQYLEAVLGYIYKLWGRPVHLETHVDNEVVVFSCRK; this is translated from the coding sequence ATGGAAAAAGCGCTGCAAAAAGCAATTGATGAAATTACGGAAATTGCTACAGGCTTTGGCTTAGATTTTTTCCCGATGCGCTATGAAATTTGTCCTGCTGAAATTATTTATACATTTGGCGCATATGGGATGCCTACACGCTTTGCGCATTGGAGCTTCGGCAAGCAATTTCATCGCATGAAGCTCCAGTACGATTTAGGCTTAAGTCAAATTTATGAGCTTGTTATCAATTCAAACCCATGCTATGCATTTTTACTTGATACGAATACGTTAACGCAAAATAAATTAATCATTGCGCATGTCTTAGCGCATTGCGATTTCTTTAAAAACAATATCCGCTTCTCCAATACGAGGCGTGATATGGTGGAAAGTATGACAGCAACCGCTGAACGGATCGCAAAATATGAGATATTATATGGCAAGGATGCAGTCGAGCAATTTTTAGATGCGGTGCTAGCAATTCAAGAGCATATTGACCCTGCTATCATTCGTCCACAAATAGTGGAAGAAGAGGAGCCGTTGGAAGCTCGTACAACGCCATATGATGATTTATGGCATATCGATGAGCCACGTAAAAAGCTAATAGAGAAAAAGAAAACCTTCCCAGCAGAGCCAGAAAAGGATTTGCTCATTTTTATTGAGCAGCATAGCCGTGAGCTAGAGGATTGGCAGCGTGATATTTTAACGATGATGCGTGAGGAAATGCTGTATTTTTGGCCGCAGCTTGAAACAAAAATTATGAATGAAGGCTGGGCATCCTATTGGCATCAACGTATTATGCGTGAGCTTAATTTAACGACAGCTGAAACGATTGATTATGCCAAATTAAATGCAGGCGTTGTTCAGCCTTCTAAAACATCAATCAATCCATATTATCTTGGCTTGAAAATTTTCGAGGATATTGAGCGATGCTATAATGAGCCGACAGAGGACATGCAAAAGCGTGGCATCAAACCAAACTCAGGAAGAGAAAAAATATTTGAAGTGCGTGAAATTGAATCAGATACATCCTTTATTCGCAATTACTTAACAAAGGAGCTCGCCCAGCGAGAGGATTTATATGTATTTGCAAAAACAGGTGATGAATACCGCATTACAGATAAGGAACATGAAGCAATTCGTGATCAATTAGTTTCAATGCGTGTCAATGGAGGCTTCCCATATATTGTTGTCGTTGATGGTGATTTTAAACGCAATGGCGAGCTCTATTTAAAGCATTGCTATGAAGGAATGGAGCTAGATCAGCAATATTTGGAGGCAGTGCTCGGCTATATTTACAAGCTATGGGGACGTCCTGTCCATTTAGAGACACATGTTGATAATGAGGTTGTTGTATTTTCGTGTAGAAAATAG
- a CDS encoding YunC family protein yields MVAIEALHIKGHSFTAVTVYLPNTTLLTISNDRGYIMCGALDIALLNDRLAERKIIAGRAVGVKTIDQLLKAPLESVTYEAGRQGILPGMTGEEALLKMI; encoded by the coding sequence ATCGTTGCAATAGAAGCTTTGCATATTAAAGGACATTCGTTTACAGCAGTCACGGTGTATTTGCCAAACACAACTTTGTTAACGATATCAAATGATCGCGGTTATATTATGTGTGGTGCTTTGGACATTGCTTTATTAAATGATCGTTTAGCTGAGCGCAAAATTATTGCTGGGCGTGCAGTCGGTGTCAAAACGATTGATCAATTGTTAAAGGCTCCGCTTGAATCCGTCACATATGAGGCAGGCAGACAAGGGATTTTACCTGGTATGACGGGGGAAGAGGCTTTATTGAAGATGATTTAA